In Bacteroidota bacterium, one DNA window encodes the following:
- a CDS encoding HAMP domain-containing sensor histidine kinase, translating into MKKRTILVIILVASVSLIGVIITQLFWIDNAYKLKEEQFNSRVIISLKSVVAQLLSHKQITEQANINSDLPACFPGRANIYDVVDAPLLDSLIKDEFCTMMIGKDYVYGVFQYSTGNFIMGTYENYTDEIISTSHVVSLACVCKGGNYLLGIYFFNQRGLILSRIIPWLILSIVFLIILVFAFSFSIFSLFRQKKLSQMKSDFVNNMTHEFKTPISTISLASEMLLKPEVIQYPDKTRRYAHVIFDENLRLKNQVEQVLNIAVLDKSDFKLKFREIDVHKTIQSIVKNLCLVMKERKGKIRMDLEASKYVLMADRIHFINIINNVIDNANKYSPESPYISISTCNVNNGILISVEDKGIGIMAENQKNIFKRFYRVPTGNIHDVKGFGLGLYYVKTMVEAHGGRVDLKSEIGKGSRFDLYFPFNHINEKPGQDEE; encoded by the coding sequence ATGAAAAAGAGAACAATACTGGTCATTATACTTGTTGCTTCTGTTTCCCTTATTGGAGTGATCATCACGCAGTTGTTCTGGATTGACAATGCCTATAAGCTGAAGGAGGAACAATTTAACAGCCGGGTGATCATTTCATTGAAAAGTGTTGTCGCCCAGCTTCTCAGCCATAAGCAGATAACGGAGCAAGCCAACATCAATTCAGATCTCCCTGCCTGTTTCCCCGGACGTGCAAATATATATGATGTTGTCGACGCCCCATTACTGGATTCCCTGATCAAGGATGAATTCTGTACAATGATGATTGGTAAGGATTATGTCTATGGCGTGTTTCAGTATTCAACGGGTAATTTCATCATGGGAACATATGAGAATTATACTGATGAAATCATCAGCACATCTCATGTGGTATCTCTGGCCTGTGTGTGCAAAGGAGGTAATTATTTACTTGGGATTTATTTTTTCAACCAGCGTGGATTGATTCTCAGCAGAATTATTCCCTGGTTAATTTTATCGATCGTTTTCCTGATTATATTAGTTTTTGCCTTTTCTTTTTCGATTTTTTCGTTATTCAGGCAGAAGAAATTATCGCAGATGAAATCGGATTTTGTGAATAACATGACACATGAATTTAAAACCCCGATATCAACGATCTCGCTGGCCAGTGAAATGCTTTTAAAGCCTGAAGTGATTCAGTATCCTGACAAAACCAGGAGGTATGCTCATGTCATTTTTGATGAGAACCTGCGTCTAAAAAACCAGGTGGAGCAGGTTCTGAACATTGCCGTTCTTGACAAGAGTGATTTTAAGTTAAAGTTCAGAGAGATAGACGTTCATAAAACGATACAAAGCATTGTCAAGAATCTCTGCCTGGTGATGAAGGAACGGAAAGGTAAGATCAGAATGGACCTGGAGGCCTCCAAATACGTCCTCATGGCTGACCGCATCCATTTCATCAATATCATAAACAATGTCATTGATAATGCGAACAAGTATTCTCCGGAATCGCCATATATTTCGATATCGACATGTAACGTCAATAATGGTATTTTAATATCTGTTGAAGACAAGGGGATTGGTATCATGGCTGAGAACCAGAAAAATATTTTCAAGCGGTTCTACCGGGTACCTACAGGGAACATTCATGACGTAAAAGGCTTCGGTCTTGGATTATATTATGTGAAGACGATGGTGGAAGCCCATGGAGGCCGCGTTGACCTGAAAAGTGAAATTGGAAAGGGCAGCCGGTTCGATCTTTATTTTCCGTTTAACCACATAAACGAAAAACCAGGTCAGGATGAAGAATAA
- a CDS encoding THUMP domain-containing protein gives MTSIQAYKMIAKTFAGLEPVLAAELKELGAENIEILSRAVSFSGDKALMYKSNLWCRTALHILQPIASFPVMDDRQLYDKISDIPWWEYFGLQQTFSIDAVLSQSNISHSQYAVQKTKDAIVDQFRKKYDQRPSVSKDDPDMYISIHISRNFCTVSLDSSGESLYKRGYRNRGWLAPVNEALAAGLILLSGWNKNTCFLDPMCGSGTIPIEAALIALNIPPGAFRKNFGFEKWKDFDPALWTTVKKESELLRTPITHTIIGSDISGLMIRLASQNIKSAGLEQVIKLENKDFESFTPPCENGMMITNPPYGGRIGVDDITSLYKRFGDTLKRSFAGFTAWVISADKNAMKSIGLKPSKKYTVYNGPLECIFAKFELYKGSKKVNNQSHGQD, from the coding sequence ATGACTTCAATACAGGCCTATAAAATGATCGCCAAAACTTTCGCCGGACTCGAACCGGTTCTGGCTGCCGAACTAAAAGAACTCGGAGCAGAAAATATTGAAATCCTCTCCCGCGCTGTCAGCTTTTCCGGCGACAAAGCATTAATGTACAAGTCAAATCTTTGGTGCAGGACAGCTCTCCATATCCTGCAACCCATCGCTTCTTTCCCGGTTATGGATGACCGGCAATTATATGATAAGATCAGTGATATACCCTGGTGGGAGTATTTCGGTCTGCAACAAACATTCAGCATCGACGCAGTTTTAAGCCAGTCAAATATCAGCCACTCACAGTACGCAGTGCAAAAGACAAAAGATGCTATCGTCGATCAATTCCGGAAAAAATATGATCAGCGTCCCAGTGTAAGTAAAGATGATCCTGATATGTATATCAGCATTCATATCAGCAGGAATTTTTGCACAGTGTCACTGGATAGTTCAGGTGAATCCCTATATAAAAGGGGATATCGAAACAGGGGCTGGCTGGCACCTGTTAATGAAGCGCTGGCTGCAGGTCTGATACTTCTTAGCGGATGGAATAAAAACACCTGCTTTCTTGATCCTATGTGCGGCTCGGGAACAATACCCATCGAAGCCGCTCTTATCGCACTTAATATACCGCCAGGTGCGTTTCGTAAAAATTTTGGATTTGAAAAATGGAAGGATTTTGATCCTGCTCTCTGGACCACAGTTAAAAAGGAATCCGAACTGCTCCGTACACCAATCACTCATACCATCATCGGCTCGGATATTTCCGGGCTGATGATTAGGCTGGCATCACAGAATATTAAAAGTGCAGGGCTGGAGCAGGTTATCAAACTTGAAAACAAAGATTTTGAATCGTTTACCCCTCCATGTGAAAATGGCATGATGATTACCAATCCCCCCTATGGCGGACGTATTGGCGTGGATGATATTACTTCCTTATACAAACGATTCGGAGATACATTAAAAAGATCATTTGCCGGATTCACAGCATGGGTGATCAGCGCTGATAAAAATGCCATGAAATCCATTGGACTCAAGCCGTCAAAAAAATACACCGTATATAACGGTCCGCTTGAGTGTATTTTCGCTAAATTTGAACTCTATAAAGGAAGTAAAAAAGTAAATAATCAGTCACATGGCCAGGATTAA
- a CDS encoding thioesterase family protein, with protein sequence MELHIPLGAKRKQHVTVRMKDTAFRYGSGLVDVYATPAMIALMENTAQLSVKPYLPEGHITVGTAIDIRHHKATPVGMKVTCESVLTAVEGKKLTFSVTAWDEKGLIGSGSHSRYIVNTEEFLNRLR encoded by the coding sequence ATGGAATTACATATTCCACTTGGTGCCAAAAGAAAACAGCACGTTACTGTCAGGATGAAGGATACTGCATTCCGCTATGGATCAGGGCTTGTTGACGTCTACGCTACACCGGCAATGATCGCATTAATGGAAAATACTGCCCAGCTAAGTGTGAAACCCTATCTCCCCGAGGGTCATATAACCGTCGGAACAGCCATCGATATCAGGCATCATAAAGCAACTCCCGTTGGTATGAAAGTAACCTGTGAATCGGTACTAACGGCGGTGGAAGGGAAAAAACTAACTTTCAGCGTCACCGCCTGGGATGAGAAAGGGCTTATCGGATCCGGAAGCCATTCACGATATATTGTTAATACTGAAGAATTTCTCAACAGACTCAGATGA
- a CDS encoding DUF5686 family protein — protein sequence MRITFRKLIFLTAFFFPYLTSSQTYNLAGKVIDSATRQPLAFVNVVVNDSRSGTVTDIDGKFRVSNNQPISILIFSYVGYKTLAFPVTGYSEPLLIRLTPGIIDLAAVEIFPGINPAHRIILNAIDNRDRNDPEKMQSFSYTSYDKMYFTADVDTISKPDTLRPDSGFIKTQKFFREKNLFLMETVSERKFLYPDRNYEKVVASRVSGFKDPMFVFLISQMQSTSFYKELIKISDKNYVNPISRGSINKYFFDLADTLFHENSRDTTYVISYRPYKSTNFDGLKGLLYINTNGWAIENVIAEPAREERGIGMKIQQMYELADNSHWFPVQLNTDIILNFVGVNADSSSYHVVGIGKSYIRDILLNPDLIKRQFSSIEVDVDPIAFKQPETFWKDYRIDSLSVRDKETYRYIDSIGDAMEFDRIAKTIETLMTNKIPYKFLDIDVNKFFRYNDVEGFYFGLGAHTNQQVSRHIKFGGYWGYAFRDKTAKYGGDISWLVSRNRELEFGIRYINDVAESGGTRFFDDYRKFRYENLRDFLVMKMDRMEVKEATVEFRALQYMKMCLSFGTAYKKSGYGYYYGIAGESLVNMTNQFNFTQLSIGFRYAYKEKFLKSTRARVSLGTDYPIIWFNYTRGLKDLFGGEFAYDRFDLKIQKSFYIRYIGKPSVQISAGLVNTPVPCSDLYSGNGSYQAFTIFAPNSFATMHLNEFLSDRYIALYFTHDFGKLLYRGNHFNPEPAFAFNMGFGWLKYPGHHYGIDYKTMEDGYFETGLLINHLLDVGLFSVGLGTFYRLGPYTLSRTIDNFAFKVTLQLPELF from the coding sequence ATGAGAATCACTTTCCGAAAGCTGATTTTTCTGACGGCGTTTTTCTTTCCCTATCTTACGTCATCCCAGACCTATAATTTGGCTGGCAAAGTCATTGACAGTGCCACGCGACAGCCTCTCGCTTTTGTTAATGTTGTTGTCAACGATAGCCGTAGCGGCACTGTGACCGATATCGACGGGAAATTCAGAGTGTCAAATAATCAGCCCATTAGCATACTGATATTTAGTTATGTCGGTTATAAAACCCTGGCATTTCCAGTGACCGGTTATTCTGAGCCTCTTCTAATCCGGCTCACTCCCGGTATCATTGACCTGGCGGCCGTGGAAATCTTTCCGGGAATAAATCCTGCACACCGTATCATCCTCAATGCCATCGATAACCGTGACAGGAATGACCCGGAGAAAATGCAGTCGTTTTCTTATACATCCTATGATAAGATGTACTTTACTGCTGATGTTGATACTATTTCTAAGCCGGATACACTGCGTCCTGATTCAGGTTTTATCAAAACACAGAAGTTTTTCAGGGAGAAGAATTTATTTCTGATGGAAACCGTTTCGGAGCGTAAATTCCTGTATCCCGACAGAAATTATGAGAAGGTCGTCGCTTCACGTGTATCAGGATTTAAAGATCCGATGTTTGTATTTCTTATTTCCCAGATGCAGTCCACATCTTTTTACAAGGAACTCATAAAAATTTCAGATAAGAACTATGTAAATCCCATAAGCAGGGGTAGCATCAATAAATATTTCTTTGACCTGGCTGATACTCTTTTTCATGAAAACAGCCGGGATACTACTTATGTGATTTCGTACCGTCCATATAAGAGTACCAATTTTGACGGACTCAAAGGGCTTCTCTATATAAATACGAACGGCTGGGCCATAGAAAATGTCATTGCAGAGCCTGCCAGGGAAGAACGTGGTATCGGTATGAAGATTCAGCAAATGTATGAACTGGCCGATAATTCACATTGGTTCCCAGTACAACTCAATACGGATATTATTCTGAACTTTGTGGGAGTGAATGCTGACAGCAGCTCCTATCATGTTGTCGGAATAGGGAAGAGTTATATCCGCGATATCCTTCTCAATCCGGATTTAATCAAAAGACAGTTCAGCAGCATTGAAGTGGATGTAGATCCCATCGCATTCAAACAGCCGGAGACATTCTGGAAGGATTATCGCATTGACAGTCTTTCAGTTAGGGACAAAGAAACTTACCGTTATATTGACAGCATCGGAGATGCAATGGAGTTCGATAGAATTGCCAAGACTATAGAGACACTCATGACGAATAAAATACCTTATAAATTTCTTGACATTGACGTCAATAAATTTTTCAGGTACAACGACGTTGAGGGCTTTTATTTTGGGCTGGGAGCACATACCAATCAGCAGGTCTCTCGTCATATTAAGTTTGGTGGTTACTGGGGGTATGCATTCAGGGATAAAACAGCCAAGTATGGAGGGGATATCAGTTGGTTGGTGAGCCGCAATCGTGAGCTGGAATTCGGCATACGATATATTAACGATGTGGCTGAAAGTGGCGGAACACGGTTCTTTGATGATTATCGTAAGTTCAGATATGAAAATCTCCGTGATTTTTTGGTGATGAAAATGGACAGGATGGAAGTAAAGGAGGCAACGGTTGAATTCCGAGCGTTGCAATACATGAAGATGTGCCTGTCATTCGGTACAGCTTATAAAAAGTCAGGTTATGGGTATTATTATGGTATTGCAGGTGAATCCCTTGTAAATATGACCAATCAGTTCAATTTCACACAACTATCCATAGGATTCCGCTATGCATATAAGGAGAAGTTTTTAAAAAGTACCCGCGCCAGGGTATCTCTCGGTACGGATTATCCTATAATATGGTTCAATTATACGAGAGGATTAAAAGATCTTTTTGGAGGAGAATTTGCGTACGACCGGTTTGACTTGAAAATCCAGAAGTCATTTTATATCAGATATATCGGTAAACCGTCTGTACAGATCAGCGCAGGTCTTGTGAACACGCCGGTTCCCTGCAGTGATCTTTATTCGGGTAATGGCAGTTATCAGGCATTTACCATCTTTGCCCCAAACAGTTTTGCTACTATGCACCTGAATGAATTCCTTTCTGATCGTTATATTGCCTTATATTTCACGCATGATTTTGGTAAACTCCTTTACCGCGGCAACCATTTCAATCCGGAGCCGGCATTCGCTTTTAACATGGGTTTCGGATGGCTGAAATATCCTGGCCATCATTATGGTATTGACTATAAAACGATGGAGGATGGATATTTTGAAACAGGATTACTGATCAATCATCTTTTAGATGTAGGGCTTTTTTCAGTTGGACTCGGAACCTTTTACCGGTTAGGACCTTATACACTTAGCAGAACCATTGATAACTTTGCCTTCAAGGTTACCTTGCAGCTTCCTGAATTATTTTGA
- a CDS encoding OsmC family protein: protein MITVETIYEGNLRTRAKHTLSGEIIITDAPVDNQGKGEAFSPTDLLAAALGSCMLTIIGIAASRYNFSIDGTQISITKIMATNPRRVGEVIIDFHFPDNGYSEKNKTIIRNAALKCPVSLSLHPDVRQTINFNF from the coding sequence ATGATCACAGTTGAGACTATTTACGAAGGAAATTTAAGGACAAGGGCTAAACATACCCTGTCGGGTGAGATAATAATTACCGACGCTCCTGTTGACAACCAGGGCAAAGGCGAAGCATTTTCACCAACAGACTTGCTGGCTGCTGCACTTGGCAGTTGTATGCTGACCATTATCGGCATTGCTGCCAGCAGATATAACTTCTCCATTGACGGAACACAAATTTCCATTACAAAAATTATGGCCACAAATCCCAGAAGAGTCGGCGAAGTCATCATTGATTTCCATTTCCCGGATAACGGCTATTCCGAAAAAAATAAAACCATCATCAGGAATGCTGCTTTAAAATGTCCTGTTTCCCTGAGCCTTCATCCTGATGTCAGGCAAACTATAAATTTTAATTTTTGA
- a CDS encoding DUF5687 family protein — protein sequence MFKWFIRHQWKQATRSSIWQKNVLTNVILGFFLFIIFLELFLVGILIDKILSDIAPDKNPVTLFNGILLYYFLSDLVVRFFIQQLSAFSFEAYLHMPVKKPAIVHYAVLKTKLSIFNILPLFIFIPFAFKVIPQVYSSGISWIWLISVISLVLFNNFFASYLKRQIGNKPGIIGYVALILALAIALDYFHVISLSALSGRMFNYLCSHPVMAVIPVFLMILSYVNYYAFLRAKLFAEELQTHKDGNVDALTNLRYFKTLGLTGEMIALEIKLMWRNKRTRTIIYLFPLFVLYGLFFYPQPIYRDGFAFLIFVGFFMTGGMMLSYINYAFGWESCYFDAILTNNIDFIKYIRIKFMISVMLCTICFIVTLPYAFFGWKIILVNFALYLYNIGFLSFILLYMATFNKKRIDLSRPSAFNYQGISAMNWLAILPGFLLPVLLVLPFRLAGYPYAGILFLGILGVAGLAFHKSLLKLIVNNLEKRKYIMAEGFREK from the coding sequence ATGTTCAAATGGTTCATCCGCCATCAGTGGAAGCAGGCTACCAGGTCATCGATTTGGCAGAAAAATGTATTGACCAATGTCATTCTGGGCTTCTTCCTGTTTATTATTTTCCTTGAGCTTTTCCTGGTAGGAATACTGATCGATAAGATCCTCAGTGACATTGCGCCGGATAAAAATCCTGTCACCCTGTTCAATGGGATCCTGCTGTATTATTTTCTGTCAGATCTGGTTGTCCGTTTTTTTATCCAGCAGCTTTCGGCGTTTTCATTTGAGGCCTACCTGCACATGCCGGTAAAAAAGCCGGCTATCGTGCACTATGCCGTGCTAAAAACCAAACTCAGCATCTTTAATATCTTGCCTCTTTTTATTTTCATTCCTTTTGCATTTAAGGTCATTCCCCAGGTATATTCCTCAGGCATTTCCTGGATTTGGCTGATATCGGTGATAAGCCTGGTATTATTCAATAATTTTTTCGCTTCTTATCTGAAACGTCAGATCGGCAATAAGCCGGGAATTATCGGGTATGTAGCACTGATACTGGCCTTGGCCATAGCTCTCGATTACTTTCATGTCATTTCATTGTCGGCTTTATCAGGCCGGATGTTTAATTATCTATGCAGCCATCCTGTGATGGCTGTTATTCCTGTCTTCCTGATGATCTTATCTTATGTCAATTATTATGCTTTCCTAAGGGCGAAGTTATTTGCTGAAGAACTACAGACGCATAAAGACGGGAATGTAGATGCCTTAACAAACCTCCGGTATTTTAAAACGCTGGGCCTGACCGGTGAAATGATAGCCCTGGAAATAAAGCTGATGTGGCGTAATAAGCGGACAAGGACGATTATCTATCTCTTTCCGTTGTTTGTACTTTACGGGCTTTTCTTCTATCCCCAGCCAATATATCGCGATGGCTTTGCATTCCTGATATTTGTCGGCTTTTTCATGACAGGCGGCATGATGCTCAGTTATATCAACTATGCTTTCGGATGGGAGAGTTGTTATTTCGATGCTATCCTTACCAACAATATAGATTTTATTAAATATATAAGGATCAAATTCATGATCTCGGTCATGCTTTGTACAATATGTTTTATTGTCACACTGCCGTATGCTTTTTTTGGCTGGAAAATAATACTTGTCAATTTCGCCCTTTATTTGTATAATATTGGATTTCTGTCATTTATATTATTATACATGGCCACATTCAATAAGAAGAGGATAGATCTGTCGAGGCCATCGGCCTTCAATTACCAGGGTATAAGTGCCATGAACTGGCTGGCCATTTTACCGGGTTTTCTTTTACCTGTTTTGTTGGTTCTACCATTCCGACTGGCGGGATACCCTTATGCAGGAATTTTGTTTTTAGGCATCCTGGGCGTTGCCGGACTGGCTTTTCACAAATCATTATTAAAACTGATTGTCAATAACCTGGAGAAACGGAAGTACATCATGGCTGAAGGATTCAGGGAAAAATAG
- a CDS encoding response regulator transcription factor: protein MKNNKSGIRILLVEDDPNLSTVLGDYLEMLGYSTVLARDGEEGYISFRAHKIDLCILDVMMPKKDGFTLANEIRERNEAVPIIFLTAKALKEDRIIGFKSGCDDYITKPFSSEELSLRIEAILRRCTAKENSMPDSEEVFTIGKYTFDPHNLLLKSDNFEKKLTRKETALLKLLCINKNKVLTREQALIMVWGDDDYFIGRSMDVFITKLRKYFKGDPRISILNVHGTGFKLDVRE from the coding sequence ATGAAGAATAATAAGTCAGGGATTCGTATATTGCTTGTTGAGGATGATCCCAACCTGAGCACTGTCCTCGGAGATTATCTTGAGATGCTCGGATATTCAACAGTTCTGGCCAGAGATGGTGAAGAAGGATATATATCATTCCGGGCTCATAAGATTGATCTTTGCATTCTCGATGTGATGATGCCTAAAAAGGACGGTTTCACCCTTGCAAATGAAATCAGGGAAAGAAATGAGGCTGTACCGATTATTTTTCTTACGGCAAAAGCACTTAAAGAAGACCGTATTATCGGCTTTAAATCGGGTTGCGATGATTATATCACAAAGCCTTTCAGCAGCGAGGAGCTGAGCCTGCGGATTGAAGCTATCCTCCGCCGTTGTACTGCAAAGGAAAACTCCATGCCTGACAGTGAAGAAGTATTCACGATCGGGAAATATACCTTTGATCCCCACAATCTGTTACTGAAAAGTGATAACTTCGAAAAAAAACTCACACGAAAGGAAACAGCCCTTTTAAAACTGCTGTGTATCAATAAGAATAAAGTCCTTACCCGCGAACAGGCATTGATAATGGTTTGGGGTGACGATGATTATTTCATAGGCAGGAGTATGGATGTATTTATCACAAAACTGCGAAAATACTTTAAAGGCGATCCCAGGATATCCATACTTAATGTTCATGGGACAGGATTTAAACTTGATGTAAGAGAATAA
- a CDS encoding ABC transporter ATP-binding protein: MIEVKDLTKVYNGETVLNIPGLVIRKGESFGLVGNNGAGKTTFFRLVLDLIRANNGYVLSNGRNVAREDAWKVYTGSYLDEGFLIDFLTPEEYFEFIGKVNGLSDGDMTEFYNNFNEFFNEEITGKKKYIRDLSHGNQKKVGIAAALMAEPEILVLDEPFNNLDPTTQIRLKILLKELKKQRDITMLISSHDLNHVTEVCDRIIILDKGIIVKDIVKDENTLKELEDYFYTQISNSLQRE, from the coding sequence ATGATCGAAGTAAAAGATTTAACCAAGGTTTACAATGGTGAGACCGTACTGAATATACCCGGTCTGGTCATCCGGAAAGGGGAGAGTTTCGGGCTTGTAGGCAATAACGGGGCAGGGAAAACAACCTTCTTCCGGTTGGTTCTTGACCTTATTCGCGCTAACAACGGGTATGTATTATCCAATGGCCGGAACGTCGCGCGTGAGGATGCCTGGAAAGTTTATACGGGTTCCTACCTCGATGAAGGATTTCTCATTGATTTCCTGACACCGGAAGAGTATTTTGAATTCATCGGCAAAGTCAATGGATTGTCGGATGGTGATATGACAGAATTTTATAACAATTTCAATGAATTTTTTAATGAAGAGATTACCGGTAAAAAGAAATATATCCGTGACCTGTCGCACGGAAATCAGAAAAAGGTTGGTATAGCTGCTGCCCTGATGGCTGAGCCGGAAATCCTGGTACTGGATGAACCCTTCAACAACCTGGATCCGACAACCCAAATCAGACTAAAGATCCTTCTGAAGGAACTCAAAAAGCAGCGCGACATCACCATGCTCATATCAAGTCATGATCTGAACCATGTAACCGAGGTATGCGACCGTATAATCATCCTCGATAAGGGCATTATTGTCAAGGATATCGTGAAGGATGAGAACACCCTGAAGGAACTCGAAGACTATTTTTACACTCAGATTTCTAACAGTTTACAAAGGGAATGA
- a CDS encoding AI-2E family transporter — MNRFFNLIITLLGIAVIFFLVWRFSAIVSFILISAILSFIGQPLVRILDRIKIGRFTLPHVLSTIITLIVILSVIIGFFILFIPLVVRQLDVIASINLEQLHESVKTPLNNLQEILIRYRILPPDQTIEELLNRQLQSFFSLNTFSNLFSNILSLTGMIFIGIISIVFMTFFFLKDDHLFYNGMMLFTPSKYKEQTSNALRSIRELLSRYFIGLSVEMICMVAMLSIILTILGVDNAFLIGFFGGLINVIPYLGPFIAAALGVLIGITASVNSGEYTALMPIFLKIIGTFIVVKGIDDIVLQPWIYSTSVRAHPLEIFVVILLAGSIAGIIGMLLAIPAYTVARIIAKQFLNKFEVVQNLTKRL; from the coding sequence ATGAACAGATTTTTTAATCTTATCATCACTCTCCTAGGTATCGCAGTCATTTTTTTTCTTGTCTGGCGGTTTTCGGCCATTGTGTCTTTTATACTTATTTCAGCCATACTCTCTTTCATCGGCCAGCCTCTTGTCAGGATACTCGACAGGATAAAGATTGGCAGGTTCACTCTGCCTCATGTGCTCAGCACTATTATCACCCTCATTGTTATTTTATCTGTCATCATCGGTTTTTTTATTCTTTTTATACCATTAGTTGTCAGGCAGCTGGATGTCATTGCAAGTATCAACCTCGAACAACTTCACGAAAGTGTCAAAACGCCTTTAAATAATCTGCAGGAAATTCTGATCAGGTACCGTATCCTACCCCCTGATCAGACTATCGAGGAATTGCTTAACAGGCAGTTACAATCTTTTTTCAGCCTCAACACCTTTTCAAACCTTTTTTCCAATATTTTAAGCCTCACAGGAATGATATTTATCGGTATTATTTCCATTGTTTTCATGACGTTTTTCTTTTTAAAGGATGATCATCTGTTTTACAATGGCATGATGCTGTTCACTCCTTCAAAATATAAGGAGCAGACTTCCAATGCTTTAAGATCCATCCGGGAATTGTTGTCACGTTACTTTATAGGGCTCTCAGTTGAAATGATCTGCATGGTAGCGATGCTTTCCATAATTTTAACTATTCTGGGCGTGGATAATGCTTTTCTGATCGGTTTTTTTGGCGGGCTGATCAATGTTATTCCATACTTGGGTCCATTTATTGCCGCAGCGCTGGGTGTACTGATTGGCATTACGGCCAGCGTGAACAGCGGTGAGTATACGGCACTTATGCCCATTTTCCTGAAGATCATCGGAACATTTATTGTTGTCAAGGGCATCGATGATATCGTATTACAGCCATGGATTTACTCAACCAGCGTACGGGCACACCCACTGGAGATATTCGTTGTGATACTCCTTGCCGGCAGCATTGCCGGTATCATCGGTATGTTACTGGCAATCCCTGCCTATACTGTGGCGCGCATTATTGCCAAGCAGTTTTTAAATAAGTTCGAGGTGGTTCAGAACCTGACAAAGAGACTTTAG
- the pfkA gene encoding 6-phosphofructokinase yields MARINKIGILSSGGDAPGMNAAIRATVRHALFNNIEVVGIYRGYEGLIDKQFQTLNRNSVSNIIHLGGTILKTARSERFMTEEGMDKAYQNLVDAKIDALVAIGGDGTFRGANILGSKYEYPIVGLPGTIDNDLFGTDFTIGHDTAVNTVIQAVDKIRDTATSHNRLFFVEVMGRDSGFIALRSGLASGAEFILVPETKTYIDYMVRMLKNDWKKNKTSGIIIVAEGDDAGGAYGVAKQIEEKFPEFETRVTILGHIQRGGSPTANDRILSTLLGYEAVIALLAGESGIMIGMIDKKIVLTPLSQAVKQHPELDHHLLEIARIVSL; encoded by the coding sequence ATGGCCAGGATTAATAAAATCGGAATATTGTCTTCTGGGGGTGATGCACCAGGAATGAATGCAGCTATCAGAGCCACAGTGAGGCATGCCCTGTTCAATAATATTGAAGTTGTCGGAATTTACCGGGGATACGAAGGACTCATTGATAAACAGTTTCAGACTCTAAACCGTAATTCGGTTTCCAATATTATCCATCTAGGCGGCACTATCCTGAAAACTGCACGCAGTGAGAGATTCATGACTGAAGAGGGCATGGATAAAGCCTATCAGAACCTTGTTGATGCAAAGATCGACGCACTGGTGGCCATCGGTGGTGATGGCACCTTCAGGGGTGCTAACATTCTCGGATCAAAGTATGAATATCCGATTGTCGGATTACCTGGCACCATTGATAATGATCTATTTGGTACCGATTTCACCATCGGCCATGATACCGCTGTCAACACCGTCATACAGGCTGTGGATAAAATCAGGGATACCGCTACTTCACATAACAGGCTTTTCTTTGTTGAGGTAATGGGGCGTGACTCTGGATTCATCGCCCTGCGCAGCGGACTGGCTTCGGGAGCAGAATTTATCCTTGTACCGGAAACCAAGACATACATCGATTACATGGTACGGATGTTGAAAAACGACTGGAAAAAAAATAAAACCTCCGGAATCATCATTGTGGCCGAAGGTGATGATGCAGGTGGAGCCTATGGTGTCGCAAAACAGATAGAAGAAAAGTTTCCGGAATTTGAAACGCGTGTCACTATCCTCGGCCATATCCAGCGGGGAGGATCCCCTACTGCCAATGACCGCATCCTCTCCACCCTGCTCGGATATGAGGCAGTCATTGCTTTACTCGCCGGAGAAAGCGGCATCATGATTGGTATGATCGATAAAAAAATCGTCCTCACACCATTATCTCAGGCCGTCAAACAGCATCCCGAGCTTGACCATCACCTGCTTGAAATCGCCAGGATAGTATCGTTGTAA